The Anas acuta chromosome 2, bAnaAcu1.1, whole genome shotgun sequence genome contains a region encoding:
- the LOC137851620 gene encoding tRNA selenocysteine 1-associated protein 1-like isoform X1, which translates to MGPQASFKGKDLLGKKRECLQAYSWWRTPQKKRKKRNKINPGRIEFVSSSSSARPDYSIFVGELTPEVDDFQLYDYFLKRYPSCSDCKIATDLLGYSRRHAYVRFGEQGDQMRALQDCQNAPGLGGK; encoded by the exons ATGGGACCCCAGGCTTCTTTCAAGGGCAAG GACTTGCTTGGGAAAAAACGAGAATGCCTCCAGGCCTACAGCTGGTGGAGAACACCACAGAAAAAAcgaaagaaaaggaacaaaataaaccCAGGAAGAATAGAGTTTGTTAGTAGTAGTAGTTCAGCCAG accAGATTATTCAATATTTGTTGGGGAGCTTACTCCAGAAGTGGATGATTTCCAGCTCTATGACTATTTCCTAAAGAGGTATCCCTCATGTAGTGACTGCAAAATAGCAACAGACCTGCTGGGATATTCCAG AAGGCATGCCTATGTCAGATTTGGTGAGCAAGGTGATCAGATGAGGGCACTGCAAGACTGCCAGAATGCACCAGGTCTGGGGGGAAAATGA
- the LOC137851620 gene encoding tRNA selenocysteine 1-associated protein 1-like isoform X2 codes for MANQDLLGKKRECLQAYSWWRTPQKKRKKRNKINPGRIEFVSSSSSARPDYSIFVGELTPEVDDFQLYDYFLKRYPSCSDCKIATDLLGYSRRHAYVRFGEQGDQMRALQDCQNAPGLGGK; via the exons ATGGCAAACCAG GACTTGCTTGGGAAAAAACGAGAATGCCTCCAGGCCTACAGCTGGTGGAGAACACCACAGAAAAAAcgaaagaaaaggaacaaaataaaccCAGGAAGAATAGAGTTTGTTAGTAGTAGTAGTTCAGCCAG accAGATTATTCAATATTTGTTGGGGAGCTTACTCCAGAAGTGGATGATTTCCAGCTCTATGACTATTTCCTAAAGAGGTATCCCTCATGTAGTGACTGCAAAATAGCAACAGACCTGCTGGGATATTCCAG AAGGCATGCCTATGTCAGATTTGGTGAGCAAGGTGATCAGATGAGGGCACTGCAAGACTGCCAGAATGCACCAGGTCTGGGGGGAAAATGA